CCGATGCATTCACACTGACATTCACACCATGCTGCTTGGAAGAGGTAGGAGCCACCTAAAGAGCAAAAAGGCCAGACTTGCAGTGACGTGGCAGCAGGATACCATCTGTCCCACTTGTCCTGCTCCAGGTACTGGACATTCAGATGGCTACCTATCCTGATGCAGGTTGACCACAGCTTGCTTAGTGCAATTAGTTCCTTACTAATCGTTCTAGAATCTACTAATGAAGTCAAGAAATGGTAgtttggaggaagaaaaagggacAATGGCAGCAGGGAATGAATGAATCTGAGTGAAGCAAAGCTGTATGGTATCATATTCTCCCTTTGGCAAATTCTAAGACTAGGGAATCCCTATCCTAATTCCACCAATTCCAGCCCCATTCCCCCATCACCCTGCACCAGGCCAAAAACAGGCCAGAGGTGGAAACTGTTCCTCCTCATCCATTATTGAAGTCATTGATCCTTAAAAGCAGCTAGAATAGTGTCCAGGGCTAGGATCCTTCACCACAAGGAGTGACCAAAGCCAGGTACTCACAGGGAACACAGCAGGCCCATACTGGAAGGTGCTGGGGAGGCCCGGGACCCCTGTATAGTATGGCAGGCTGGTGTAACTGTAGCCAGGAGGCAGCGCCGGGTTCAGGAATGTCTGCTGCGTGGTATGGTGAGTCTGCGTCTGGTTCTGTTGGGGTTGGGCCAAGGTTGTGGccggggctggggaggaggcatCCCCACGGCCGAACTTTGTGAGGTCACCTGTGACAGGAGAGGCTAAATGTACCTGCCTCTTTCACCCCAATACCAATGCAGAATTACCTCTTCTGGTTTCACATGATTCCAGGAGATCCTGTTCAAAGACTATTAAAGTTCAATTCCTTGAATTACATTTCTGAGTGGCTCCAATTAGTGTTGCTCAGCATATACTGAGCACAGTTGCTGTAAGCCAAGGACTAGTGTTGAATAACTGTGCAATGCTATGGCAGGGACAGGCTCTTGGAATAAGGCACCTGTACAATTTCTCTGCCCACTTGTGTTCTCTTTCATCttcccccttcttccctcccctcttctcctccaTGGGGAATACCCCATGCTGGACTTGAAAGACAATGATGGATCAGGGAAAATGATAAGTCAATGAGGACAATGATAGGTCAGGTAAAAGAAGGCCCCCAGACATAGCAAGGCAGTGAGATTGCCACTGTGAGTAGCATAAAGGGGCAGAGATGAGCAGAGAAGACCACATCGACCACTGTACTTCCTGGAAAAAGCTAGCAAATGGCTTGAAACTAAGTCAAGATATCACTTTTTtgggagatgaggtcttgctatgttgcccaggctggtcttgaactcctgggctcaagcaattctcccaccttggcctcccaagtagccgagactacaggtatgtgctaccatgcctgtcTAAGATATCATCTAGAAATCACAGGGAGACAACAGAAAGTGGGATGAATAGGAAAAGCCACGACATGCCCAACTTTAGCAGGATTTTGAATCTACCAATCTTGATTTATCACATTCCTTCTTGCTACCAATCAGGTTTCTGCCATCAATCCCAACACTatctccctttttatttatttagtcccATCCCAATCCTACCAGAATAAGGGTTGCTGGCCAGGCTACCATCCCTCCCAGTCAGCGGAGTAGTGGGTGTGGGAAATGGGATGCTGTAGTAATCctagaaaagagggaaaaaaagagcagAGATTCAATGTCACTCATTCCCCAGCATGAGTATTATTTCCACagaggaaaaaacagaagaatgtgAGAGTTGTGCAATTTATCCAGTCACTAATTAAGCTGGCTAGAGTTAGCACAAACTCCACATTACTCTTGTATACACTGTCCCCCTTGCCTGGCCATGAGCACAGTCAGGCAAGGTCTAAGGGTATGCCCACTTGAGAATATGTCAAAGTCCACAAGGACCAATATTTTCAGCACTTTAGGTGTCATCCCTATCAGTTTATACCAAGCTTATTCTACTGAGAAAACAGATCATTCTGTAATTTAAAGTGACTGGGACAAACAAAAAGCACCCTGAGTGCTCCAGAGTACTTTACTGGGCTATAGATTAGGTTAAATGGTATTTACTAAGATGCCACaactctgatttaaaaaaagaagaaaaaaggctgggtgtggcggctcacgcctgtaagctcagcacttagggaggcagaggcaggtggatcacaaggtcaggaactcaagaccagcctggcaaagatggcgaaaccccatctctactaaaaatacaaacaaaaaatcagccaggggtggtggcgggcacctttaatcccagctactcgggaggctgaggcagacaattGCTTtgacccaggtggcagaggttgcaatgagccgagatgacgccactgcactccagcttgagagacagagtgagactctgtcttaaaaaaaaaaaaaaaagttatcttctGTTGGAAACCCTCCTCCAAATCCCTATATTCTAATATGCCTTAGATCAGAGTGTATGGAGGGCTGGGATGGGAAAGAGCTATGTCTGTGACTGAGGTAATTCTCCCAACACTAATTTTAAGACTACTTTATTTTCCAAAGCTCTATCCCACATACTCACCAATGGAAATCTTGTCTGAAGCATCTGTAAGTCATCATAACCATATACTTGTGGCTGAAAGATACAGATATATAGCAATAACAGGAACTGGTCATGATGTTAGCAAACTAAGGAGCCAAGAGACAAGCTAATTCAACAGAATATTCATCCTCATTCTGGGTTAGAACACGACACAGATTATTTCCttcaattttatttaagtaaaaagcAGTAAAGTACAAAGAGATTAAAAGATTCATGAAAGGTCTTGAAGCTTTCCTTGAGCTAAATACTACTGATTCTAGTAGGCTGGCTTCTTGATACCAATAGAGTAGACACAAAATATACACGAACAACCAGTTTTACTCTCTATTCTACAAGTCTCTGTCTCTTATACTCTTCAAAATCTGGCTTAAAAATAATCTCCTCCAGaaagaatattttacttttctccaaTTTCAGGGTTTTAAGGTAGTGACTACACATTAAAAATGTGTAACTGTGTTATTTGGATGTGTCAGCAGTATGATATTTATCTAGACTTTGTCTCTGAGGGCAGGAACAGgtatcttttaaaactttttcatataCCCTTCATCTTAATAGCTAAGAAATACTTGAAGGTCACAGAAGATACACTAGGGCAAAAAGCTACTACTAATATCAGCCACCCACTTATTCTCAAAGTCCCAGATTGAGTCAGGAAACTTTCCTCTAACCAGGCCAGACCAGCAAACACACTCAAGAGTTACGGATTTAATCAAATCAGAGAAAATAATTCTTGgggccaggagtagtggctcaggcctatataTAACCCCAgttctttgagaggctgaggcaggaggacccccTGAGCccgggattttgagaccagcctaggcaacataggaagaccctgtctctaaaaaaaatttttcaaacttagccaggcatggggatgcacatctgtagtcttagctacttggggagtctgaggtgagaggactgcttgagcccaggagttcaagactgcagtgagctagctATGATTGtttcactgcactctggcctgggtaaaagagcaagatctgtctcaaaaaataaaataatagtcatAATTATCTAAGACACTAAAAAGGATTCCAGATGAACATTCTGGCCTTTGGCTTCTGAGGCCCAGAAGTTGTGTTTCAAACAGGGCAGATATTCTcatcacacatatacatacatattgtacacacacacacatgcatacatgtgtgcACCATAAACCAGAGCAGACACACAATAGATGGGTTGGCCTCAGTTTAGTCCATTAGTACTTTTTCCAAAACTGCAAAGATTAAAAACCAGTTTGATTACATGTGGCAAttcctcatttattttatattttaattacagttgacccttaacacaggtttgaactgcatgcTGTTTATACCTGAATCTTTTCCAACCAGACACACAGATcaaaaatacagtcacatttatAGAATGCAAAACCCATATACATGGATTCCACAGAGCCAACTGCAGGGCTTGAGTATGTGCAAGTTTTGGTATTCACAGGGGTCCATCTGAAGCCAGAGCTATAAAAAGAGCAGCCACAGCATCCTCACCTTTTGAAGAAGATCCTTTAGTCCCACTTACCGGGTAGGCATGTAACAGCCCTGGAGCCATAATATACGGATTAGGCAACAACGGCGGGACCCCAGGAGGGAGGTTGGGAGGAGCTTTTCCtaaaagagaaattatatttttatcccATCACACAATTACCCCCTCCATCCCAGAGGAATGCCATCTGCTTACGCTAGGCTACCTGAAGTCGTAGCAACTGAGCTTCGAGTCGAGGCTGTGACAGTGGAGTTGCTGCCTAGGCTGAGGCCCAGGCTACTGCCACTATTGAGACTGGAGGAGACACTGACCACTGGGGGAGGTGCAGAGACTGTGCTGGATGTGGTGGAAAAAGTGCTGGAGGAAGAATGGAGATTCGCCTCACTCTCCACACTTGTGTGCTTCAAAAGGGGGAGCagtggaagagagaagaaaagagatcaGCGTCATAGGTCAGGAAAAATAAGATAAGACAATCCCTCCTGCTGAATATATTATTATGTCAACTTCCTAATTAAAGAGACCAAGTAGGCAAGGTACCAAAGTACACCCTGCTAAAGTAGTTAGAAATAATCTCCAGCTACATATTCCTCAAGACTCATCTGGCAAGAATGGTAACACACTCACTGCACATCATCATCCTGTTCAGAAAGACAATAACGCAAATGGAGACAGATTCCCCAGAGACTAACATTGGTTCATAAAGGAACAGAGAGAGTTGAGATGTAAAAAATACATCACAGCTTTCTCTCCCCAACTTTTCTTTACTAGTTGAGACCAGTTTGTGGACTAGGAGCAAGCAAAAattctgattttacttttttttttttttgagacagggtcccatctgttgcccaggctggggtgcagtggtgcaatattggctcaccacaaccttggcttcctgagctcaaacaatcctcccactttagccacccgagtagctaggactctatgagtgtaccaccatgcttggccaaccttcaaaaaatttttgtggggatgaggtctcactatattgctcaggttggtctcaaactcctgggctcaagcaatcctcctgccttggcctcccaatgtgttgggattacagaggtgagccactgcacctggccacaattCTGACTTTAAACCTGAAACTCTGTATTTGAACAGAGACTCCTAAAGGAACCTTAGCCCTCATACCTCCCCAGGCTTCTGGCAAATCTGACACTTTTGTCCAAAATGGGTCCTTCCCTTTACAGGCTCAGCTTAATTCTATTAATAGTTGTTACAAATCGAAACAACAAAATTGATCTTGGACCAAAAGCTCTCACCTGGCATCTACCTTCACAAAAATGTCCAGCCTTGCACTGATTCTTTTCAGAACTCATGTTTGGCATACCCAAGACCAAGAAAAGAGAACAGCTCTACCAGTTAGAAAGGTATGTTCTTCCAGAATTTATTAAAGTATACAAAGCCCAACTATATATTCAGTAGGGGAAAAAAGTCAGAAAGTCACTTTCAGGGCTTTTAGGAATGGCCCAGAGCTCAATGTTTAGGGATTGTTCTGCCTCTCTTGGCTTCCTAACATCCCTTTACTCGTTTTCCTGCAACCTCAAATCAATTATTTTGCCATCTCATGAAGAAATTTTCAATAATTCTCTCTTGGGACAATCTTAGGGTTGGAAAGTTCTAAGTGTAAGAAAACCACACATCCCTCTCTGCATCACACTTACCAAAAGAGTGGATGTCGAAGTGCGCCCAGAAGATGTTGATGATGAAAGGGTATTCTGCTGTGTAGATAACGTGCTGTCAGAATAAAAGAGGTTGCCATCAGCCACAGTGCTATACTTACCTGACCCAGAGCTTCAGTCAAGAACATAACAAGGAAATAAGATATAATATGAGACACCAAGGAGGTCTGAGATCATATATATGTTAAGCACAATGCCCAGCCAGGGGTAGTCAGCAGTTAAAGCAAAAGTAGACGTTGAAAGGGGAAAATTAAAACAAGCCTCCTCTGTCTTCACTTCCCACAGTTCTCAGGTCACCCACTTACCACAAAAGCAGGGCTAATGTGGTCTCTGCCAGGTCAAGGGAATAAGAAAGAACCAGAGAGCTCTGTTAACTGCTATTCACCAACCCCAACCTCCATCCTCACCCCAAATCACCTGCTGTGTTGTGTGGTGGTAGTATTTGGAATCTCCTCACTGTGGCTCAAGCCACCCAAGGAGGATGAATGCTGATTGGTTGTCGTCAGTAAGGAAGCTGCAGATACCGTTTCATTGAGAGGGGGGATGCTAGAAGTGGAAGGTGAATCAGATTTCACTGCAGAGCCGGTAGCACCTAGAAACATAGAAAGAAGGAAGTCCACTTATCAGAAAAAAGGGAATGTCTATAAGAGATGACTACAGTCCAAGGCTGTTCCAAAAACAAGAGAATGAGTTATTTAACAGTGGACTGTATTACGtcgaatcttttttctttaatgctgAGAATTACACAGCATGGGTCTCATTTGTCCAATGAAGGGAACTAATGGATTATCACCATTTTAAGATAGAAAACCAGGAACGTAAGAGGGGAAAAGCCTGAAGAACACTCACCTTCAACAGATTGTGTGGTCTGTAACTGCGTGGCCTGCACAGAACTGAAGCcattctggtaaaaaaaaaaacagaagagcaaGAAACAGACAAACTCATGTGAATGAGGCAAGTCAGCACTGATTCAGCTTTATTTTGGTCAACAAATCTTTAGGAGAAACTCTATATAAATTAACCAAAAGGATTAATATTAATACAATGCAGACTGTCCAAAAAAccaaaatagcaacaaaaattaaacaacaaaactGAGATATACCAACACTGTGTGACCAAAAGCAAAAGAAGGAAACCCTACAAATTGCTGAAGACACCCCAAACCTAAAACAGTTAGAGGAAAGGCCCAAAGTCCACATTCAGTGATTTTTGGGGAAGGATGAGTACAACAGTTCAGTCATACCACCTATTCCACTGGCATCATCTGACAGTCACTCAACATCACCTCTGGCATATGCTGTCTCCCTCACCATGCCAGGACATAGCAAGGTGAGGTCTACTGACATGCACCCAGAAATCTGGTAATCACATCTTCCCAGAAGACAGGACAGGCACTTGAGACTGATTCTACTAGTGACAATGAATTTTTTGTACAAAGAGAATGTTTTCCTGACTCATCAGTCTCCAGGTTTGCTGATAAGAACTTTTAATTCACTAATCACAGATGTGTGCCTTTTTCAAATTCTCAATCACTACTTCCAAAGTTTCTttgcaccatttgctgaaaagtaAAACACTAACATTTAAGGAATTTTTGCCCACAATTCTCCTAACCAATTCCCAGGGGTTCATGAAGCCACTACCTTTGCCTGAGTCAggtccttttggggtgatgaagaGATGGAGCTGGGGTACCGCCGAGTCTGTGTGGATCTCTGTTCATAAAGAGGGCCCTGAGCATTATTTTGGGAGGTATAGGTTGTCGACTGAATTGGGCCGCTCTGATAACCAGACTCCTGACTCTGGTTAGATGAAATTGTAGAGGAAGATTCACtgtaaataatgaagaaaaaaatctcagagaaaCAAAATAGAGCAGATCTACTGATACTAAGGAAATTGTGGAGATCTACTAGTGGAACAACTTGATTTGAATCAAGAAATTTTTCAGCAACAAGTAAAAGAATCTATCAAAATTTTCTCCTGATAACACTAGGAATCCCTACCTTCTATAGTGCCAGAGATCTAAATTAAGAATTAATCTTAAAAAcacctaggccgggcacggtggctcacgcctgtaatcccagcactttaggaggccgaggcgggcagatgacgaggtcaggagatcgagaccatcccagctaacacagtgaaaccccgtctctattaaaaatacaaaaaaattagccgggcgtggtggcgggcacctgtagtcccagctacttgggagtctgaggcaggagactggcaggaacccaggaggcggagcttgcagagagccaagatagtgccactgcagtccagcctgggtgacagcacaagactccgttttaaaaaaacaaacaaaaaataaataaaaaaaaatcttaaaaacatcttCAAGtcttcaaggaagaaaaaagtccCTTGGCTCCCCCCTACattctgctgttttgttttgtttttttatttttgagacggagtcttgctcagtcgcccaggttggagtgtggtggcgcgatctcggctcactgcaagctccgcctcccgggttctcgcccttctcctgcctcagcctcctgagtagctgggactacaggcccattacgcccagctagttttttgtatttttagtagagacggggtttcaccgtgttagctaggatggtctcgatctcctgacctcgtgatctgcccgtctcggcctcccaaagtgcagggattacaggcgtgagccaccgtgccaggcccatTCTGCTGTTATAAGAAAAAGTGGATCCGGAAGctgtgtctcaagcctgtaatgccagaactttgggaagccaaggtgggcggatcacaaggtcaggagatcaagaccagcctggccaacatggcaaaaccccgtctctactaaaaatacaaagaacagccaggcatagtggtgggtgcccataatcccagctattcaggaggctgaggcaggagaatcgcttgagcctgggaggcagaggttgcagtgatctgagatagtgccattgcactccagcctgggtgacaagagcaagactctgtctcaaaataaaaaagaaaaagtggctaAATGTCAGTATACAGGATACATTACTCTTGGCCCCTTCTACACATTCATGGACCCTAAGCACAGGAAAAACCATCTTTTCTTCACACTCATTTTAGAGAATTCTGAATTCTAGGCTCCCTCAAGAACCATATAAGATttgggccgggagtggtggctcatgcctgtaaccccagcacctttggaggccaaggtgggcggatcacctcaggtcaggagttcaagactggcctgactaacatggtgaaaccccgtctctactaaaaatacaaaattcgccgggcatgctggctcatgcctgtaattccagctactaggaaggctgaggcaggagaattgcttaaacctgggagacggaggttgcagtgagcagagaatgcgccaatgcactccagcctgggcaacaagagcaaaactctgagccaggcacggtggctcatgactgtaatcccagcactttgggaggccgaggcgggcagatcacccgaggtcaggagttcaagaccagcctggccaagatggtgaaaccctgtctctactaagaatacaaaaattagccaggcgtggtggcacatgccagtaatctcagctacttaggaagttgaggcaggagaattgcttgaatccgggaggcagaggttgcagtcagccgacatcacgccattgcactccagcctggcaacaaagcaaaactccatctcaaaaaaaaaaaaaaaaaaaaaaaaaaaaaaaaaaaaaaaaaaaaaccaaaaaccaaaaaacattgggggcatggttgctcatgcctgtaatcccagcatttgtggggggggggggggggcccgaggtgggtggatcacttgaggtcatgagttctagaccagcctggccaacatggtaaaaccgcatctctactaaaaaatacaaaaatttgctggttatggtggtgggcacctgtaatcccagctactcaggaggctgaggcaggagaatcgtttgaacccgggtggcggaggttgcagtgagccgaaatcatgccactgcactccagcctaggcaacagagtgacactctgtgtttaaaaaaaaaattcgtagagacagggactcattatattgcccaggctggtcttgaactcctggcctcaagtaatcctcctgccttggccacccaaagtgctgggattataggtgtgagccatcacatccagcccCTAGGGGGCATATTTCTACCTGTTTAGTTACAGATAACcctaataataatattttaaagcactCAAAATGCTATGATTGACTACTTTCCCCCTCAGTCATGCAGAGAGGCTTGGCCTCTCCAGAGTTCTAAAAACTACCCGCAGATTAAAAAAGTAGTAAAAGGTAAATAAGAGAGGTCTTATGGCTAATGTTTCCTCTACCTGGCCGTGCTGGTATACAGGCTACTTGGAGCCTGGCTTGAAGAGGCGCTCGTGGTGGGGGTGGACTCATAATCAGAAAGGACAGGCTCTGACCCAAACTGCAATGCCCCAAACTGCAGGTTTAGCCCTGAGATATCTGCTGAGCCAGGCATCTCCACAGCCAGAGCAGGAATCTATAgagaaaggtgaaggagaagagaaagtaaTGGCTTTAATACAACCTTACTAAAGACTAAAAAAAACCTTCCCCTTTAAATTTCCAAACTTACCTTTTTAATCTCAATTCTCAAGCCCACACCCCTTGCCATAAGATGTTATCTACCTAAAAGTTTAAGTACCTTAGAAGTCAAGGAGgcttttttcttctgctgtttcAGTTTCTGCTGAGCCGGCTGAGGGCTAGAGGACTGGTTGTCTGAAGATCCAGGCGACATCTGTGGAGCCGACGTGGATTTGCTTGGCAGAGGAGAagatggaggtggaggtgcagcTGTGGAGGTAGCCACTGCAGGTGACTTCTCCTGAAGGAACACCTCCATCATGGTTGAAGACGGGGTAAAAGCCTGGCGCTTTGTAAAGGGGCTGTGCACTGTTGAATCACTTGGGTTCTTCAAATCTGCAAGAGGAAACCCAGAATATGAAGCCAGAGATGCTGATGAATCTCAAGGAAATGCTATTATCCTGCACTAGCACCATGAGTGAGGACTGTAAAAATCAGAAACGCATATAAGCAGGCCCTCTTTTGGGGCTTAATCTCATTTCTATAGGTGACAATCActggattacttttttttttttttttttgagatggagtcttgctctgtcacccgggctggaatgcaatatgcaatggggcaatctcagctcactgcaacatccacctcctgggttcaagcgattctcttgtctcagagtagctgggactacaggtgcgtgccaccatgcctggttaatttttgtgtttttggtagacacgggatttcatcatgttggccaggctggtctcaaactcctgacctcaagtgatccatccgcctcggcttctcaaagtgctgggattacaggcatgagctgccacacctggcctacatCCATCCTTAAATAAAGCCTAATTAAATTAACACCATTACCCAGCCTGTGTAGACAGGAATGCACAAATTGTCCAAGTTTAAAGTACTGCAAGTTCTCATTTAACATCATCCATAGGTGCTTGGAAACTGGCTTTAAGCAAAAACAATGCATGGCATATCTTTGAATAACATTTTCCTTCAACATGATTTCATTATAATGttgatgagaagaaaaaaaaaaaatggccaggcgcagtggctcatgcctgcaatcccaccactttgggaggccaagaccagcagattgtttgagcccaagagttcgagacacacctgggcaacatggtgaaaacccacctccagaaaaaataaaaaattagccaggcacggtggtataagcctgaggtcccagctactcaggaggctcaggtgggaggattgcttgagcccaggaagatgaggctgcagtgagccaagatagtgccactgtactccggcctggatgacagaacgagactttgtCTTATGTTTCACaaaaagttgcagtttccaagaacctatcaatgaCATTAAGTGAAGACTTACTGTATAAGGTCTTAAGATGGCGAAGTCTATGAACCTAAAGGCAATATGTTATTTTCAAACACTGAAGATAAATCTAAGgagaataataattaaaaccCCAATCAACAGAAGACTGCAAATACGTATatggttaaaattttttttttttttttttttttttttttttttttttttttttttttgagaaaagctAGCTACACACtagctctgcagcccaggctaatgtacagtggtgcaaacacagctcactgcaacctcaacctcctgggctcaggcaattctcctgcctcagcctccctaggagctgggaccacaggtgcacaccaccacgctcagctaattgaaaacaattttttaagaaatggagtattgatatgttgctcaggctgttcttgaactcttaggctcaggctgtcctcccacttcagcctcccaaagtgctaagattacaggtgtaagctaccatgcccagcctctaaaTCTGATGAGAAATATATAGCCTCAAATTTTATTATTCCCCAACTTTCTGAATTCACCTTATTTGATTGGGGGAAATACATGTAGGAAGGTAATCAACTAGCTGCCCCTTTTCTTCACTTCAGGACACattctccaccccctccccctgCTAGCCTCTTGACAATAATGCTCCAATGCTTTAAAGATTCAAGTCACTTTCCATCTTCTCACCATACTGCACCAGTGATGGGGATTGTGTCGTTGAGCCCATGTCCCAAGAGGAGGTGGTGGTGCTTCCAGACTGAGAATGCTGAGCTGCCAACTGAGCCAGGGCTTGGGCAGTCTTGAATTGCTCCAAGAACTGGGAGCCCGTAGTACTGCCGCCTTTAGCTTCACCGACATCACCAAATCCTTTCCCTAACATGCTCACCTGTAGATCAATAAAGAGATGAGAGAAACCTACAGCCAGTAACCTTGTTCAGCTACTCATAAAGACTTATCCAGACAGAGCGCCAGTATAGATCAAGCAAGTAAAGAATACTGTCATACTGGGTATACAGCGTAGTCCACTAGAGTATAGGACCTAGAGTCAGACTGTCTTAGATTGAAATCCTGGCTATGTAAgcttggaaaaattat
This Rhinopithecus roxellana isolate Shanxi Qingling chromosome 8, ASM756505v1, whole genome shotgun sequence DNA region includes the following protein-coding sequences:
- the UBAP2L gene encoding ubiquitin-associated protein 2-like isoform X5 — translated: MMTSVGTNRARGNWEQPQNQNQTQHKQRPQATAEQIRLAQMISDHNDADFEEKVKQLIDITGKNQDECVIALHDCNGDVNRAINVLLEGNPDTHSWEMVGKKKGVSGQKDGGQTESNEEGKENRDRDRDYSRRRGGPPRRGRGASRGRECMHGALSKPAVVRGQENGLDGTKSGGPSGRGTERGRRGRGRGRGGSGRRGGRFSAQGMGTFNPADYAEPANTDDNYGNSSGNTWNNTGHFEPDDGTSAWRTATEEWGTEDWNEDLSETKIFTASNVSSVPLPAENVTITAGQRIDLAVLLGKTPSTMENDSSNLDPSQAPSLAQPLVFSNSKQAAISQPASGNTFSHHSMVSMLGKGFGDVGEAKGGSTTGSQFLEQFKTAQALAQLAAQHSQSGSTTTSSWDMGSTTQSPSLVQYDLKNPSDSTVHSPFTKRQAFTPSSTMMEVFLQEKSPAVATSTAAPPPPSSPLPSKSTSAPQMSPGSSDNQSSSPQPAQQKLKQQKKKASLTSKIPALAVEMPGSADISGLNLQFGALQFGSEPVLSDYESTPTTSASSSQAPSSLYTSTASESSSTISSNQSQESGYQSGPIQSTTYTSQNNAQGPLYEQRSTQTRRYPSSISSSPQKDLTQAKNGFSSVQATQLQTTQSVEGATGSAVKSDSPSTSSIPPLNETVSAASLLTTTNQHSSSLGGLSHSEEIPNTTTTQHSSTLSTQQNTLSSSTSSGRTSTSTLLHTSVESEANLHSSSSTFSTTSSTVSAPPPVVSVSSSLNSGSSLGLSLGSNSTVTASTRSSVATTSGKAPPNLPPGVPPLLPNPYIMAPGLLHAYPPQVYGYDDLQMLQTRFPLDYYSIPFPTPTTPLTGRDGSLASNPYSGDLTKFGRGDASSPAPATTLAQPQQNQTQTHHTTQQTFLNPALPPGYSYTSLPYYTGVPGLPSTFQYGPAVFPVAPTSSKQHGVNVSVNASATPFQQPSGYGSHGYNTGVSVTSSNTGVPDISGSVYSKTQQSFEKQGFHSGTPAASFNLPSALGSGGPINPATAAAYPPAPFMHILTPHQQPHSQILHHHLQQDGQLPYLQMILCCQRQQEEQDILNFVDDQLGE
- the UBAP2L gene encoding ubiquitin-associated protein 2-like isoform X7, producing the protein MMTSVGTNRARGNWEQPQNQNQTQHKQRPQATAEQIRLAQMISDHNDADFEEKVKQLIDITGKNQDECVIALHDCNGDVNRAINVLLEGNPDTHSWEMVGKKKGVSGQKDGGQTESNEEGKENRDRDRDYSRRRGGPPRRGRGASRGREFRGQENGLDGTKSGGPSGRGTERGRRGRGRGRGGSGRRGGRFSAQGMGTFNPADYAEPANTDDNYGNSSGNTWNNTGHFEPDDGTSAWRTATEEWGTEDWNEDLSETKIFTASNVSSVPLPAENVTITAGQRIDLAVLLGKTPSTMENDSSNLDPSQAPSLAQPLVFSNSKQAAISQPASGNTFSHHSMVSMLGKGFGDVGEAKGGSTTGSQFLEQFKTAQALAQLAAQHSQSGSTTTSSWDMGSTTQSPSLVQYDLKNPSDSTVHSPFTKRQAFTPSSTMMEVFLQEKSPAVATSTAAPPPPSSPLPSKSTSAPQMSPGSSDNQSSSPQPAQQKLKQQKKKASLTSKIPALAVEMPGSADISGLNLQFGALQFGSEPVLSDYESTPTTSASSSQAPSSLYTSTASESSSTISSNQSQESGYQSGPIQSTTYTSQNNAQGPLYEQRSTQTRRYPSSISSSPQKDLTQAKNGFSSVQATQLQTTQSVEGATGSAVKSDSPSTSSIPPLNETVSAASLLTTTNQHSSSLGGLSHSEEIPNTTTTQHSSTLSTQQNTLSSSTSSGRTSTSTLLHTSVESEANLHSSSSTFSTTSSTVSAPPPVVSVSSSLNSGSSLGLSLGSNSTVTASTRSSVATTSGKAPPNLPPGVPPLLPNPYIMAPGLLHAYPPQVYGYDDLQMLQTRFPLDYYSIPFPTPTTPLTGRDGSLASNPYSGDLTKFGRGDASSPAPATTLAQPQQNQTQTHHTTQQTFLNPALPPGYSYTSLPYYTGVPGLPSTFQYGPAVFPVAPTSSKQHGVNVSVNASATPFQQPSGYGSHGYNTGVSVTSSNTGVPDISGSVYSKTQQSFEKQGFHSGTPAASFNLPSALGSGGPINPATAAAYPPAPFMHILTPHQQPHSQILHHHLQQDGQTGSGQRSQTSSIPQKPQTNKSAYNSYSWGAN